A region of Paramormyrops kingsleyae isolate MSU_618 chromosome 17, PKINGS_0.4, whole genome shotgun sequence DNA encodes the following proteins:
- the brwd1 gene encoding bromodomain and WD repeat-containing protein 3 isoform X2 → MADSVAKNQNVSLVESELYYLISRYLTTGPCRKAAEVLVSELEEYQLLPKRLDWEGNEHPRSYEDLVAANRHLAPDHLLQICKQIGPALDKEIPSRVSGVRSLLGTGRHSLLRTVKDCQQFHRKGSFFAALHRGRPPELPLSCRDPANIVEVCRGRELTGVQRFSSVNPVSNYLHMKMQRRILGHLSAVYCIAFDRTGLRIFTGSDDCLVKIWSSFDGRLHSTLRGHSAEISDLAVNFENTLIAAGSCDKSIRVWCLRTCAPVAVLQGHSGSITSLLFSPFAKGSKRYMVSTGTDATVCFWQWDANKINFSDRPHKFTERPRPGVQMICSSFSAGGMFLATGSTDHVIRIYYLGCGNPEKMSELDTHTDKVDSIQFCHSGERFVSGSCDGTARIWRLQHNQQWSSCLLDMSTTLAGSQPLTDEETFFKSKVTMVSWDRHDNTVITAVNNHLLKVWNSFTGQLLHILKGHEAEVFVLEPHPSDPRIMLSAGHDGNIFVWDITKGTKTQHYFNMIEGQGHGAVYDCKFSPDGQHFAGTDSHGHLIIFGFGSSKPYEKLPDQVFFHTDYRPLIRDANGFVLDEQTQQAPHLMPPPFLVDVDGNPHPPRYQRLVPGRENFADEHLVPQLGYVATSDGEVVEQVISQQTNDQEEARAQPSALDQAIRQLQEQQDRQDHPDAAGLPAVPGTPRRASVGPGAELQLSPGVGLRRSGQVEGVRQMHQNAPRSQMATERDLQAWRRRVVVPELPASSYSLQEDYRIGKAEEEMVLYSTRKRRATHGSCRDDSDDETPYIKRPQSRKQRQNRNRRAMTDLIEISCEEGEETASSEANDMDSDMDSSNLEEEWNSDSSSHSSSEYSDWTADAGFNLQPTTPVSRRRGRRRAVVVSSEDEEDDEDVMDVACDEEEKTPQRRKPKKSKDKTPRCPSNRPSINREISNEFRPSAWITDVIPRKSPIVPQMGDEVIYFRQGHEAYVEAVRRSNLYAINLDKQPWKKMHLRDQELVKVTGIKYEVCPPTLCCLKFSLIDYGTGKPTDKSFSIKYHDMPDVIDFLVLKQSYDEARQRTWQSMDRFRSIIDDAWWFGTIVCQEPYQSEYPDSHFQCFKVKWDNGEHEKLSPWDVEAIPENAQQPESVGGGVPVTAEEMSELMYKPLEGEWGGTGRDEECERIIAGISQLSQVDIAAPFSGPVDLIQYPTYCTVVAYPTDLATIKIRLINRFYRRISALMWDVRYILHNARTFNEPSSKIAHSAKVITEALLKFIHKSDCTDIMEIYNAVEDMDCTDDEDLDGPGTSSASRVFQSTMEVVPDKDAWKDQCKSLLDYIFECEDSEHFRQPVNATDYPDYLDIIDTPMDFGTIKRTLEEDRYDNPIELCKDARMIFVNAKVYTPNKRSKIYSMTLRLSAFFEDRIRAIISDYKTAVKSSQKLRRSQRFRKKTQHQQLTPTSRGEASRQWKAAVKTQETTEPSSKTCQKSTSTKVSATEWSRGRPRRRNSLLARSSSEDSSASYNGSTKAASESSGSHTESTSGSDSESALSSSNSGTDASQRPAVSRCQPGGRVTRKRGAAKRRKRGSESEGEPQGSLRGEESEDNRQPSMSSSQRYQIRSTRVTRNSAAAAKKKEGIAQVNGHARVSRRERRHSSSSEGDQLESDPPKEVEAVGRRPLTRRTAAAAVSKMKLMGASEEDEGSPSETDSRRKGSRRQAARAGRRMVVLDSSSESEGQSSGLNSRRTKKSSSASEASEDSGTKRFTSRRHQIGDEARSSSRRAAKQAALKDKYDTGSGVNGNCKKLDDTENRESSSPESEEERKREDRKSLQSTRRTTAAALSMADQGSGQEEEEKENPSGTRVRSRFTNRVDSQRSSNEESEDQSVQKHFYRNGKKVSQCEPASGNKYSDKKKKNPSVSQGHASSTDNDIQDKSLKNSSVLRSEESNNHQGRRRRKPLESKEDFQDERSNETQKSTRQRQSKNGPKTCGNDYSEAGTKVNDSVSDEEDDTQDKMKGKAKKSQPVSSDESSESMSEESESDERTFSGRRTRLRTLPKKNYVADDSEEDSDGSRERRSVKKSATSERMCLRDQDKTRNGGLQSAPSSKRKRARISESEDNAEDRKYDVTDAEEDPPTAKRKNGMLHKTGTPSQSEADDGDEVNDSEPQRSTRPRLQKKSGRNRQQSSESYSSSNASGSDEESSSSEFLCFSTGSRNSPKRRGGRKRRDAHENPVFLPRKKRRKASDTDSDDSARKPTRRTRIKTRNCGRRTVTYHDSE, encoded by the exons ATGGCCGATTCAGTGGCCAAAAATCAAAATGTTTCGCTCGTTGAATCGG AGCTCTATTACCTAATTTCTCGTTATTTAACGACTGGTCCCTGTCGGAAAGCGGCTGAG GTCCTGGTGAGTGAACTAGAAGAATATCAG CTTCTACCGAAAAGACTGGATTGGGAAGGAAATGAACATCCTAGATCATACGAAGATTTG GTGGCTGCCAATAGGCATCTGGCACCGGACCACCTGCTGCAGATCTGCAAGCAGATTGGTCCAGCCCTGGACAAAGAGATACCATCCAGGGTGTCTGGTGTGCGCTCCCTACTGGGGACAGGGAGGCACTCTCTGCTCCGAACGGTTAAAG ATTGCCAACAGTTTCATAGGAAAGGTTCATTCTTCGCTGCACTCCATAGGGGGCGACCACCAGAGTTGCCTTTGAGCTGTAGGGATCCTGCAAACATAG TGGAGGTATGTCGGGGAAGGGAGCTCACCGGTGTCCAGCGCTTCAGCTCCGTGAATCCCGTCAGCAACTATCTGCACATGAAGATGCAGAGGAGGATTCTGGGGCACCTGTCAGCCGTTTATTGCATTGCTTTCGACCGGACTGGTCTCAGGATTTTCACA GGGTCTGACGACTGCCTGGTGAAGATCTGGTCCTCTTTTGATGGGCGGCTCCACTCGACCCTCCGCGGGCACTCAGCGGAGATCTCTGACCTGGCCGTGAACTTCGAGAACACTTTAATAGCTGCCGGCAGCTGCGACAAATCGATCAGGGTGTGGTGCCTGCGCACCTGTGCTCCAGTGGCGGTTCTGCAGGGTCACAGCGGTTCCATTACCTCCCTTCTG TTCTCTCCATTTGCCAAGGGCTCCAAGAGATACATGGTATCCACAGGGACAGATGCGACCGTGTGCTTCTGGCAGTGGGACGCCAATAAAATCAATTTCAG CGATCGGCCACACAAGTTTACAGAAAGGCCCAGACCAGGGGTTCAGATGATCTGCTCTTCGTTCAGTGCCG GTGGCATGTTCTTGGCAACGGGGAGCACAGACCATGTTATCCGGATATATTACCTGGGATGCGGCAACCCAGAGAAAATGTCGGAACTGGACACCCACACG GACAAAGTCGACAGCATCCAGTTTTGCCATTCTGGGGAACG GTTCGTGAGCGGCAGCTGTGATGGTACAGCTCGGATATGGCGGCTTCAGCACAACCAGCAGTGGAGCAGTTGCTTGCTGGACATGTCCACCACCCTCGCTGG CTCGCAGCCACTGACGGATGAAGAGACTTTCTTCAAGTCCAAAGTGACGATGGTGTCTTGGGACCGACATGACAACACGGTCATCACCGCTGTCAATAACCACCTGCTAAAAGTGTGGAATTCATTCACTGGGCAGCTGCTTCACATTCTAAAA GGCCATGAGGCAGAGGTGTTTGTGCTGGAGCCCCATCCGTCAGACCCCAGGATCATGCTGTCTGCCGGCCACGACGGGAACATCTTCGTTTGGGACATCACCAAGGGCACCAAGACGCAGCACTACTTTAACATG ATAGAGGGGCAGGGCCATGGAGCCGTGTACGACTGCAAGTTCTCCCCCGATGGCCAGCATTTCGCTGGCACGGACTCTCACGGCCACTTGATTATATTTGGGTTTGGCAGCTCTAAGCCGTATGAAAAG CTTCCAGACCAAGTGTTCTTCCACACGGACTACCGGCCGCTGATCCGGGATGCCAATGGCTTTGTGCTGGACGAACAGACGCAGCAGGCACCTCACCTCATGCCACCGCCCTTCCTAGTCGACGTGGATGGGAACCCCCATCCGCCCCGCTACCAGAGATTGGTCCCGGGAAGGGAGAATTTTGCAGACGAGCACCTGGTGCCCCAGCTGGGCTACGTCGCCACAA GTGATGGGGAGGTGGTGGAGCAGGTGATTAGCCAGCAGACAAATGACCAAGAGGAGGCCAGGGCCCAACCCAGTGCCCTGGATCAAGCCATCAGGCAGTTGCAGGAACAACAGGACCGGCAAGATCATCCGGATGCGGCAGGACTGCCTGCAGTGCCTGGAACCCCACGCAGAG CGTCTGTCGGCCCCGGCGCCGAGCTGCAGCTGTCCCCGGGCGTGGGCCTCCGGCGCAGTGGGCAGGTGGAGGGCGTGAGGCAGATGCACCAGAACGCACCACGCAGCCAGATGGCCACCGAGCGTGATTTACAGGCATGGAGGCGCCGGGTTGTGGTACCCGAGTTGCCGGCCAGCTCCTACAG TTTGCAGGAGGACTACAGAATAGGCAAGGCGGAAGAGGAGATGGTGCTATACAGCACCAGGAAACGCAGGGCGACGCACGGGAGCTGCCGG GATGACTCTGATGACGAGACACCTTACATCAAGCGACCACAGTCCCGCAAACAGCGGCAGAACCGGAACCGACGCGCCATGACTGACCTGATAGAGATCTCTTGTGAGGAGGGGGAGGAGACAGCCAGCTCTGAG GCAAATGACATGGACAGTGACATGGACTCCTCAAACTTGGAGGAGGAATGGAACAGTGACAGCTCAAG CCATTCCTCCAGCGAGTACTCCGACTGGACGGCAGATGCCGGCTTCAACCTGCAGCCGACCACTCCCGTCTCAAGGAGACGTGGGAGACGCCGAGCTGTCGTCGTTAGCTCTGAGGATGAAGAGGATGACGAGGATGTCATGGATGTGGCTTGCGATGAAGAGGAGAAGACCCCCCAACGTCGCAAGCCAAAGAAGTCTAAGGACAAGACGCCGAGG TGTCCAAGTAACCGGCCATCCATAAACAGAGAAATCTCCAACGAATTCCGACCCTCTGCATGGATCACAGACGTGATCCCAAGGAAGTCTCCCATTGTCCCTCAGATGGGAGATGAG GTAATCTACTTTCGACAAGGTCATGAAGCCTACGTGGAGGCTGTGAGGAGAAGCAACTTGTATGCTATTAACCTGGACAAGCAGCCGTGGAAGAAGATGCATTTGAGG GACCAGGAGCTAGTTAAAGTAACCGGCATCAAGTATGAAGTGTGCCCGCCCACATTGTGCTGCCTGAAGTTCTCTCTCATCGACTACGGCACTGGCAAGCCTACAGACAAGTCGTTCTCCATCAA ATATCACGACATGCCGGACGTGATTGACTTTCTCGTGCTAAAGCAAAGCTACGACGAGGCCCGACAACGAACTTGGCAGTCGA TGGACAGATTCCGCTCCATCATCGACGACGCCTGGTGGTTTGGGACCATCGTGTGCCAGGAGCCCTACCAGTCGGAATATCCTGACAGCCATTTTCAGTGCTTCAAAGTCAA GTGGGATAATGGAGAACATGAGAAACTCAGCCCTTGGGATGTGGAGGCCATTCCAGAGAAtg CCCAGCAGCCAGAGTCGGTGGGCGGAGGGGTCCCAGTGACAGCCGAGGAGATGAGTGAACTCATGTACAAGCCCCTGGAGGGCGAGTGGGGGGGCACAGGCCGAGATGAAGAGTGCGAGCGGATTATTGCTGGCATCAGCCAGCTCAGTCAAGTCG ACATAGCAGCGCCTTTCTCTGGCCCTGTGGACCTCATCCAGTATCCCACATACTGCACTGTGGTTGCCTACCCCACCGATCTGGCCACTATCAAGATAAGGCTGATCAATAGGTTCTACAG GCGGATATCAGCTTTAATGTGGGATGTGAGGTACATTTTGCACAACGCAAGAACCTTCAACGAGCCCAGCAGCAAAATTGCACACTCAGCCAAAGTGATCACAGAGGCCCTCCTGAAATTTATTCA CAAATCTGACTGCACTGACATAATGGAGATCTACAATGCTGTAGAAGACATGGACTGTACTGACGATGAG GATCTGGATGGGCCAGGTACCTCTTCTGCATCCAGAGTGTTTCAG AGTACCATGGAGGTTGTACCTGATAAAGATGCCTGGAAGGACCAGTGTAAAAGCTTGTTGGACTATATCTTTGAGTGTGAGGACTCTGAACATTTCAGGCAACCCGTTAATGCAACTGATTATCCG GACTATTTGGATATCATTGACACCCCAATGGATTTTGGTACCATCAAGAGAACCCTGGAAGAAGACAGATATGACAACCCTATAGAACTTTGCAAAGATGCAAGGATGATCTTTGTTAACGCTAAAGTCTACACTCCAAACAAGCGTTCCAAG ATCTACAGCATGACCCTGCGGCTCTCTGCATTCTTTGAAGATCGCATCAGGGCGATCATATCAGACTACAAGACCGCCGTGAAGAGCAGCCAGAAGCTGCGGCGCAGCCAGAGGTTCCGGAAGAAGACACAGCACCAGCAGCTTACCCCGACATCCAGGGGCGAAGCTTCCCG TCAGTGGAAGGCGGCTGTAAAAACTCAGGAAACGACGGAACCGTCGTCCAAGACGTGTCAGAAATCTACCTCAACCAAAGTGTCTGCCACGGAGTGGTCCAGAGGAAGGCCCCGTCGCCGAAACAGCTTGCTGGCACGTTCTTCCTCTGAGGACTCTTCAGCGTCCTATAACGGGTCCACCAAGGCTGCATCGGAGTCCTCAGGAAGCCACACAGAGTCCACGTCTG GCTCTGATAGCGAAAGTGCATTGTCTTCAAGCAATTCGGGGACGGACGCTTCTCAGCGGCCAGCCGTGTCCCGTTGTCAGCCTGGCGGCCGAGTGACCCGAAAGAGGGGTGCGGCAAAGCGCAGGAAACGAG GTTCTGAGAGTGAAGGGGAACCCCAGGGGTCCCTCAGGGGAGAGGAAAGTGAAGATAACAGACAGCCCTCCATGTCCTCCTCTCAGCGTTATCAGATCAGGAGCACCAGGGTGACCAGGAATAGTGCAGCTGCTGCAAagaaaaagg AAGGTATCGCTCAGGTGAATGGCCATGCCAGGGTATCCCGCCGGGAGAGGCGACATTCCTCCAGCTCCGAAGGGGACCAGCTCGAATCCGATCCTCCCAAAGAGGTCGAGGCAGTCGGCCGGAGGCCTCTGACGAGGAGGACAGCGGCAGCAGCCGTCAGCAAGATGAAGCTGATGGGTGCTAGCGAGGAAGACGAGGGATCTCCATCCGAGACAGACAGCCGCAGGAAGGGCAGCCGGCGCCAGGCGGCCAGAGCAGGCAGGCGGATGGTTGTGCTCGACAGCAGTTCAGAATCTGAGGGGCAGTCATCTGGACTGA ACTCTCGGAGAACCAAGAAGTCATCGAGTGCATCTGAGGCAAGTGAAGATAGTGGCACAAAGCGATTCACTTCTCGCCGCCACCAAATTGGGGATGAGGCGAGATCCAGTAGCCGTAGAGCAGCCAAGCAAGCAGCTCTGAAGGACAAATATG ACACTGGATCAGGTGTTAATGGCAACTGCAAGAAACTGGATGACACTGAGAACAGAGAAAGTTCTTCTCCAGAAAGTGAAGAGGAAAGAAAGAGGGAAGATAGGAAAAGTCTTCAGTCTACCAGGAGGACTACTGCAGCTGCTCTGAGTATGGCTGATCAAGGGAGtgggcaggaggaggaggagaaggaaaaTCCTTCTGGAACCAGAGTACGCAGCCGCTTCACAAATAGGGTTGATTCCCAGAGAAGTTCCAATGAGGAGAGTGAAGATCAAAGTGTCCAAAAGCATTTTTATCGTAATGGGAAGAAGGTCAGTCAGTGTGAACCTGCATCAGGTAATAAGTACTCTgacaagaagaagaaaaatcCATCAGTAAGTCAAGGACACGCATCTTCCACAGACAATGACATTCAAGACAAATCTCTGAAAAATTCCTCCGTTTTAAGATCTGAAGAATCAAATAATCATCaaggaaggaggaggaggaaaccATTAGAATCCAAGGAAGACTTTCAAGATGAAAGGTCAAATGAAACCCAAAAGTCCACCAGACAAAGGCAAAGCAAGAATGGACCCAAAACATGTGGTAACGATTATTCTGAAGCAGGTACTAAAGTGAATGACTCTGTATCTGATGAGGAGGATGACACACAGGACAAAATGAAGGGAAAAGCAAAGAAAAGCCAGCCAGTGTCTTCTGATGAATCTTCAGAGAGTATGAGTGAGGAGTCCGAGAGCGACGAAAGAACTTTTTCCGGCAGACGGACCCGTCTCCGCACTTTACCTAAAAAGAACTATGTCGCAGACGATTCTGAGGAAGACTCTGATGGCAGTAGGGAGAGACGGTCCGTAAAGAAAAGTGCCACGTCCGAGAGGATGTGTCTTCGTGACCAGGACAAGACTCGAAACGGTGGCTTGCAAAGTGCACCTTCCTCCAAAAGGAAACGTGCACGCATTTCAGAATCGGAGGACAATGCCGAGGACAGGAAGTATGACGTGACCGACGCGGAAGAGGATCCCCCGACGGCAAAGAGAAAAAACGGCATGCTGCACAAAACGGGCACGCCATCTCAGTCTGAAGCAGATGACGGAGATGAGGTCAACGATTCAGAACCACAGAGATCTACCAGGCCCAGATTGCAGAAAAAGAGTGGTCGCAACCGGCAGCAAAGCAGTGAGAGCTACAGCAGCAGTAATGCCTCTGGCAGCGACGAGGAATCCTCCAGCTCAGAGTTTCTGTGCTTCAGCACTGGGTCCCGGAACAGTCCAAAGAGGCGAGGCGGGAGGAAGCGAAGGGATGCCCACGAGAATCCCGTCTTCCTACCTCGGAAAAAGAGGCGGAAAGCGTCTGACACTGACAGCGACGACTCGGCCAGGAAGCCCACACGACGCACGCGGATCAAGACGCGCAACTGCGGGAGGCGGACCGTGACCTATCATGACAGCGAGTGA